From Acinetobacter lwoffii, a single genomic window includes:
- a CDS encoding NADH:flavin oxidoreductase/NADH oxidase family protein — protein sequence MTQLADSIQIRNTTFKNRIIKGAMSEALANDAGQPNQAHFKLYEAWAEGGLGCAITGNVMVDYRAKNEPGVVVVETERDLAQLKVWADVGKQHDMVQLVQLSHPGRQCPKGLNKETVAPSAVPFSPALAMSFGTPRELREDEILDIIQRFATSAAICEKAGFEGVQLHGAHGYLISQFLSPLTNKRQDQWGGSIENRTRFLLQTYQAVRAATSENFIISVKLNSADFQRGGISEEDVIYVFKAMDAAGIDIIEVSGGSYEAPAMAGVKADKRKASTIAREAYFLDFAEKIRQEVKCHIMVTGGFRTVEGMNAALDSGACDFVGIARPFAVEPDLGNRLVAGQDVRYAVEKIKTGIPMVDKMAIMEIIWYAAQFKEIAKGKQPNPKLSPLKVFLQYLKGNVKAVIKGQLNSRKSA from the coding sequence ATGACTCAATTGGCCGATTCCATTCAAATTCGTAATACCACTTTTAAAAATCGCATCATTAAAGGTGCCATGAGTGAAGCACTGGCCAATGATGCCGGCCAACCCAATCAGGCGCATTTCAAGTTGTATGAAGCATGGGCCGAAGGTGGCTTGGGTTGTGCTATTACGGGTAATGTCATGGTGGATTATCGTGCCAAGAATGAACCGGGCGTCGTAGTGGTAGAAACAGAACGTGATCTGGCGCAGCTCAAAGTCTGGGCTGACGTAGGCAAACAACATGATATGGTACAACTGGTCCAGTTGTCACATCCGGGCCGCCAGTGTCCCAAAGGTCTGAATAAAGAAACGGTTGCACCGTCCGCAGTCCCATTTAGTCCGGCTTTGGCCATGAGCTTTGGAACCCCACGGGAATTGCGTGAAGATGAAATCCTGGATATTATCCAGCGCTTTGCCACTTCGGCTGCCATCTGTGAAAAAGCAGGATTTGAGGGGGTGCAGTTGCATGGGGCACATGGTTATCTGATTAGCCAGTTTCTGTCACCGCTGACCAATAAGCGTCAGGATCAATGGGGTGGTAGTATTGAGAATCGTACCCGTTTCTTGCTGCAAACCTATCAGGCTGTTCGTGCTGCGACTTCGGAAAATTTTATTATTTCAGTCAAGCTGAATTCAGCTGATTTCCAGCGTGGCGGTATTAGCGAAGAAGATGTCATTTATGTCTTTAAGGCGATGGACGCTGCAGGCATTGATATCATTGAAGTGTCAGGTGGTAGCTATGAAGCACCTGCGATGGCCGGCGTGAAAGCAGACAAGCGCAAGGCCTCGACCATTGCCCGTGAAGCCTATTTCCTCGATTTTGCCGAAAAAATCCGTCAGGAAGTGAAGTGCCATATCATGGTCACTGGTGGATTCCGAACAGTTGAAGGCATGAATGCCGCGCTCGACAGTGGTGCCTGTGATTTTGTCGGGATTGCACGTCCCTTTGCGGTAGAACCTGACTTGGGTAATCGTCTGGTTGCGGGGCAGGATGTACGTTATGCGGTTGAGAAAATTAAAACCGGTATTCCAATGGTCGACAAAATGGCGATTATGGAAATCATCTGGTATGCCGCGCAGTTTAAAGAAATTGCCAAAGGCAAGCAGCCTAATCCAAAGCTGTCACCACTAAAGGTCTTTTTGCAGTATCTGAAAGGCAATGTCAAAGCGGTGATCAAGGGACAATTAAACTCGCGAAAATCGGCTTAA
- a CDS encoding iron-containing redox enzyme family protein has protein sequence MFVSTELSLPLSPNKNHNYQIKSFKDWVDFFQDTEISTYTKTEKAESYLSDLIKNLNIDTLGWLDQPAQVEQHLLEQHHQICSTFQAYINRRKQQQPREYFPTVSHAFEFLAKVAPVKLVDGAWLYSTVPNCNQPELKDLIYIYLEELGLGHPRANHVTMYQDLLSHYELNSYAEHLDDSYYEQAAVQLALAYAPAKYLPLVIGFNLGYEQLPLHLLITNYELAELGIDPHYFNVHITIDNVHNGHAQKSLQAFIQHFNQAEDPQIYLELIKKGYVLNDIGKSSSQIIKELDIGQMALKVFQNKALIGQYIHNQKCQFSGKTINDWLSDPAQIAEFLQVMIDKGWIVKDAPVEQSRFWKMIDHPEGKMFGVFNATEKQIIKDWIQGAGLATRLSSRSATPSQAKIEPAMSRMDQQRLNQLKSRFMRCEGAEQKIDLLIPYTAPHMHHTEIGLWATRQLSQLLFPFQTQAMHYS, from the coding sequence ATGTTCGTCAGCACAGAGCTAAGTTTACCTTTATCGCCAAATAAAAATCATAATTATCAAATTAAAAGCTTTAAGGATTGGGTCGACTTTTTTCAAGATACTGAAATTTCGACATATACCAAAACTGAAAAAGCTGAATCTTATTTGAGCGATCTGATTAAAAATTTAAATATTGATACTCTCGGATGGTTAGATCAGCCCGCACAGGTTGAACAGCATCTTTTAGAACAACATCATCAAATCTGTTCCACTTTCCAGGCCTATATCAATCGCCGTAAACAGCAGCAGCCTCGGGAATATTTTCCAACGGTTTCTCATGCTTTCGAATTCCTGGCGAAAGTTGCACCGGTCAAACTGGTCGATGGTGCCTGGTTATATTCGACCGTGCCAAACTGTAATCAGCCCGAGCTAAAAGATTTGATTTACATCTATCTCGAAGAGCTTGGTTTAGGGCATCCGCGTGCCAATCATGTCACCATGTATCAGGACCTGTTGAGTCATTATGAGCTGAACAGTTACGCCGAGCATTTGGATGACAGTTACTACGAACAGGCTGCCGTACAGCTAGCACTAGCTTATGCCCCAGCCAAATATTTACCTTTGGTCATTGGCTTTAATCTCGGCTATGAACAGTTACCGCTACATCTGTTAATCACCAATTATGAACTGGCTGAACTGGGTATCGATCCGCATTATTTCAATGTGCACATTACTATTGATAATGTTCACAATGGTCATGCGCAGAAATCCCTGCAAGCGTTTATCCAGCATTTTAATCAAGCTGAAGATCCACAAATTTATCTTGAACTGATTAAAAAAGGCTATGTTCTGAATGACATCGGCAAAAGTTCCTCTCAGATCATTAAGGAACTGGATATTGGGCAGATGGCTTTAAAAGTTTTCCAGAATAAAGCGCTGATTGGTCAATATATTCATAATCAGAAATGCCAGTTTAGTGGCAAGACCATCAATGACTGGTTATCCGATCCTGCCCAGATTGCCGAGTTTTTGCAGGTCATGATTGACAAAGGCTGGATCGTAAAAGATGCACCAGTGGAGCAAAGCCGTTTCTGGAAAATGATAGATCATCCGGAAGGTAAAATGTTTGGGGTCTTTAATGCGACCGAAAAACAGATTATTAAAGACTGGATTCAGGGCGCAGGCTTGGCAACTCGCCTGTCCTCACGTAGTGCAACCCCATCACAGGCAAAAATTGAACCTGCAATGAGCCGTATGGATCAGCAGCGCTTGAATCAGTTAAAAAGTCGCTTCATGCGCTGTGAAGGTGCGGAACAGAAAATTGATTTACTGATTCCTTATACTGCACCGCATATGCATCATACTGAAATTGGTTTATGGGCGACTCGTCAGTTAAGCCAGTTATTATTTCCTTTTCAGACCCAGGCGATGCATTATTCCTAA
- a CDS encoding alpha/beta fold hydrolase: MKIVFIHSMNKQQYTATSLRQHWLHLFKTGLRKNPQQQARFTYLKRHIRIPFYGDLFSRHHFHNVLNASTLMPQQWPHFPFLHPAQLQPASPPDQCTYQICDVPQSNIDDVLNFNQKLKFITALSKDIALRDFAVLINYFPSLHASFLHKFLLESYLYLANPHFMQEVHCRIHNQLYSSRPQILVAHSLGSVIAYNYLIQHPELNIKRFITLGSPLAFRVIQAHLPQPIVRPAAISGDWINFYCSDDFLTAFPLSEPPFQFQPAIINQEIHTSIYHPHDIDGYIQHPDVIKVLLELL; encoded by the coding sequence ATGAAAATTGTGTTTATTCACAGCATGAACAAGCAACAGTATACGGCTACTTCATTACGTCAACATTGGCTGCATCTCTTCAAGACAGGCCTTCGGAAAAACCCACAACAGCAAGCTCGGTTTACTTATTTAAAACGGCATATCCGTATCCCTTTTTATGGCGATTTATTTTCTCGGCATCATTTTCATAACGTCTTGAATGCCAGCACCCTGATGCCGCAACAGTGGCCGCATTTCCCTTTTTTACATCCCGCACAGCTGCAACCGGCATCGCCACCAGACCAATGCACCTATCAAATTTGTGACGTCCCGCAGTCGAATATTGATGATGTCCTGAATTTCAATCAAAAACTAAAGTTCATCACAGCATTAAGCAAAGATATTGCCTTGCGGGATTTTGCGGTACTCATCAATTACTTTCCCAGCTTACATGCCAGCTTTTTGCATAAATTTTTGCTAGAAAGTTATCTTTATTTGGCCAACCCACATTTTATGCAGGAAGTTCACTGCCGCATTCATAATCAACTCTATAGCAGCAGACCACAGATTCTGGTGGCTCACTCACTCGGCAGCGTGATTGCCTATAATTATTTGATCCAGCATCCGGAGCTGAATATCAAGCGTTTTATTACTCTCGGATCACCGTTGGCATTTCGGGTGATCCAGGCTCATCTGCCGCAACCAATTGTACGGCCTGCTGCGATTTCAGGCGATTGGATAAATTTCTATTGTAGCGATGACTTTCTGACTGCCTTTCCATTATCAGAACCACCCTTCCAGTTTCAGCCAGCGATTATTAATCAGGAGATTCATACCTCCATCTATCATCCGCATGATATTGATGGTTATATTCAGCATCCGGACGTCATTAAAGTGCTCCTGGAATTACTATAA
- a CDS encoding amino acid permease yields MHSSPNDATHQGNSAPLKRAMSTRHLVMISLGGAIGTGLFLGSGEVIAQTGPVGAILAYLLGGIIAYMVMLCLGELAVHMPESGSFGAYAKRYIGPGTGYTITWLYWLTWSVTLGTEFTAAALLMQEWFPDISMWLWTIIFGVFVFSLNMISTRWFAESEFWLALVKVVTVVAFILLGLLAIFGVLGYQGYEAAPLFTNLTAQGWFPEGLFPIFATMLIVNFAFSGTELIGVAAGETEDPAKNVPKAINTAIFRLLIFFVGTIIVVTALLPHQEAGLAAEGVSSSPFVTVFQHIGIPYAEDIIRFVIITALLSAANSGLFAASRMMWSLSYSKQLPAVFSRLNARGVPYIAVMVTMLGALPGLLSEQFAPETIFTNLLGVAAFTMVVVWMSICLSQFNFRRQWYKQGHTAKELGFAAPLFPIVPILGFVFCFITCISMVFDPSMRISFIGCLLFIAACYASYYAFYHNKS; encoded by the coding sequence ATGCACTCATCTCCGAATGATGCTACGCATCAGGGCAATTCTGCGCCTTTAAAACGCGCTATGAGTACTCGACATCTGGTCATGATTTCGCTTGGTGGCGCAATCGGAACAGGCCTATTCTTAGGGTCGGGTGAAGTCATTGCACAAACGGGGCCTGTAGGTGCCATTCTCGCTTATCTCCTGGGCGGTATTATCGCGTACATGGTGATGCTATGTTTGGGCGAACTTGCCGTTCATATGCCAGAATCTGGTTCATTTGGTGCTTATGCCAAACGTTATATTGGACCAGGCACAGGCTATACCATCACCTGGTTATACTGGCTGACATGGTCGGTCACTCTCGGAACTGAATTTACTGCAGCGGCCTTGCTGATGCAGGAATGGTTCCCGGACATTTCCATGTGGTTATGGACCATTATCTTCGGTGTATTCGTATTTAGTCTAAATATGATTTCTACCCGCTGGTTTGCCGAATCCGAATTCTGGCTGGCACTGGTAAAAGTGGTCACGGTTGTTGCTTTTATTCTTTTAGGTCTATTGGCCATCTTTGGTGTTCTGGGCTATCAAGGCTATGAAGCTGCGCCTTTATTTACCAATCTGACTGCACAGGGCTGGTTCCCTGAAGGTCTGTTTCCGATTTTTGCTACGATGCTGATCGTGAACTTTGCCTTCTCTGGTACCGAGCTGATTGGTGTTGCTGCCGGTGAAACTGAAGATCCTGCGAAAAATGTTCCTAAAGCGATTAATACTGCGATTTTCCGCTTATTAATTTTCTTTGTGGGTACCATTATCGTGGTGACGGCATTACTTCCGCATCAGGAAGCAGGCTTAGCCGCTGAAGGCGTGAGTAGCAGTCCGTTCGTAACCGTATTCCAGCACATTGGTATCCCATATGCTGAAGACATCATCCGCTTTGTAATTATCACTGCGTTGTTGTCTGCTGCCAACTCGGGCTTATTTGCTGCTTCACGTATGATGTGGTCATTGTCATACAGCAAACAGTTGCCTGCCGTATTCTCAAGACTGAATGCTCGCGGTGTACCGTATATTGCAGTCATGGTGACCATGCTGGGTGCATTACCAGGTTTATTGTCTGAACAGTTTGCGCCAGAGACGATCTTTACCAACTTGCTGGGCGTTGCAGCGTTTACCATGGTGGTGGTCTGGATGAGTATTTGCTTAAGCCAGTTCAACTTCCGTCGTCAATGGTATAAACAGGGTCATACGGCCAAAGAACTGGGCTTTGCTGCACCATTGTTCCCGATTGTACCAATCCTGGGCTTTGTGTTCTGTTTTATTACCTGTATCAGTATGGTCTTTGATCCATCAATGCGTATCAGCTTCATAGGCTGTCTGCTATTTATTGCAGCGTGTTATGCAAGTTATTATGCCTTTTATCACAACAAGTCTTAA
- a CDS encoding TonB-dependent receptor plug domain-containing protein yields the protein MRFAYSPLSIAVLTALSTSSFAKESNYQEPVLNETTIKFNTIIIEAQQENEVGKTIYSKEDLEKTPNSSKNITDFLKVNPNVQFSQSKLAAGSQGEIKPAEISINGGQTFQNNFIVNGVSNNLLINPANSNTNTFQDIGTGAQAMAVNTNLLCELEVLDSNVSAAYGQFTGGVVNAKTCAPQTEIGKIHGSINYDYTESDWARYNSISPLEESKFEEPTDEYQKEYTKQGLSTNIYGKLSNDWGFNAYASQRESIIPVKSGFETPKTIDQERHISNLGATLFYTPNASTKAKFGFDYGLLDSLSYVDSNRDSGSTTETETLTLFSELEHRFNLGTLVHKLNFQNSATQRIADNNYSMHWYYAKGSKDWNNTDVVREGAIMGEIEQRQDVLSYDLQANIDPFKLGQSQHNMTIGTGYSHANVAWKRVEDVLLATKINLKELGKDTTCLQSDPYCDEKLTINGWNGQYIAGGTLYKAGDIKAQQDRLNIFIEDNIQWNDQFSTRLGVRADYDSLSSNINISPRSRLSYKPFSNDQLHLSAGWNRYYGQQTLGTELDEIQNDLLYKLSRENPHAPWVETQTALSSGARSSALNPPFSDETVLGLNTQIQNWDLGLKWVNRKYQDEISKTKVTPLDGSKFFYEYNNDGSGKADIYTLTLRNRQPIALGDSQHLFALGFDYSEVFRSYVDYTSAYDQATQDEWVSYDGQIIRWSDRPAPNFNQPWTARVNWDITFDTLPVRISNFFSYKNSYDDMAVVSNKNDKVEYEGELLDTYLASEIKPKFTWDMRTTYDWEISKDLRAIFGLIINNVTNRVNTYTTGSTSNDRPRVMTEIGRQFIADVTFKF from the coding sequence ATGCGTTTTGCTTATTCCCCACTTTCTATTGCAGTTTTAACAGCTTTATCAACATCTAGTTTTGCAAAAGAATCGAATTATCAAGAGCCTGTTCTCAATGAAACAACGATTAAGTTCAACACAATTATTATCGAAGCTCAGCAAGAAAATGAAGTTGGAAAAACCATTTATTCAAAAGAAGATTTAGAAAAGACGCCGAATAGCTCAAAGAACATTACCGATTTTTTAAAAGTGAATCCGAATGTGCAGTTTAGTCAATCAAAGTTAGCAGCAGGCTCACAAGGTGAAATTAAACCTGCCGAAATCTCTATAAATGGCGGACAAACCTTCCAAAACAATTTTATTGTGAATGGTGTTTCCAACAACTTACTTATTAATCCAGCAAATTCAAACACAAATACATTTCAAGATATCGGAACTGGCGCACAAGCTATGGCAGTGAACACTAACCTACTTTGTGAGCTTGAAGTATTAGATAGCAACGTGTCTGCCGCTTATGGTCAATTCACAGGTGGTGTTGTAAATGCTAAAACATGTGCACCGCAAACAGAGATAGGGAAAATTCACGGTTCTATCAATTACGATTACACTGAAAGCGATTGGGCTCGCTACAACTCAATTTCACCTTTAGAAGAAAGTAAATTTGAAGAGCCCACAGATGAATACCAAAAGGAATATACCAAACAAGGTCTAAGCACCAATATTTATGGGAAGCTCTCGAATGATTGGGGCTTTAATGCTTATGCCTCTCAACGAGAGTCTATCATCCCAGTCAAAAGTGGCTTTGAAACACCTAAAACAATTGATCAAGAACGACATATCTCAAATCTTGGTGCAACATTATTTTATACACCAAACGCCTCAACCAAAGCGAAGTTTGGTTTCGATTATGGTTTGCTCGATAGCTTAAGTTATGTGGACAGCAATCGTGATTCAGGTAGTACTACTGAAACCGAAACACTTACTCTGTTCTCGGAACTTGAACATCGCTTCAACTTAGGTACTCTCGTACACAAACTTAATTTCCAAAACTCGGCGACACAACGTATTGCTGACAATAACTACAGTATGCATTGGTACTACGCCAAAGGAAGTAAAGATTGGAATAATACCGATGTAGTTCGAGAGGGCGCCATCATGGGAGAGATTGAACAACGCCAAGACGTCCTTTCCTATGACCTACAAGCGAATATAGACCCTTTTAAACTTGGTCAATCCCAACACAACATGACTATAGGTACGGGTTATAGCCATGCTAATGTTGCGTGGAAACGAGTCGAGGATGTTTTACTCGCGACAAAGATCAACTTAAAAGAACTTGGCAAAGATACTACCTGCCTTCAAAGTGACCCATATTGTGATGAGAAACTAACTATAAATGGTTGGAATGGACAATATATCGCTGGTGGGACTCTGTACAAAGCTGGTGATATCAAAGCTCAGCAAGATCGCCTAAATATATTTATTGAAGATAATATTCAGTGGAATGATCAATTTTCAACACGCCTTGGTGTTCGTGCTGATTATGACTCTTTGAGTAGTAATATCAATATTTCCCCTCGCAGTCGTCTCTCTTACAAACCCTTTAGTAATGATCAATTGCATTTATCCGCTGGGTGGAATCGCTACTATGGTCAGCAAACGTTAGGTACAGAACTGGATGAAATTCAAAATGATTTGCTCTATAAACTGTCACGTGAAAACCCACATGCGCCTTGGGTAGAAACACAAACTGCACTATCCAGCGGTGCGCGTAGTTCAGCGCTCAATCCCCCTTTCAGTGACGAAACTGTTTTAGGCTTGAATACACAAATCCAGAATTGGGATCTAGGGCTAAAATGGGTCAATCGTAAATATCAGGATGAAATATCAAAAACTAAAGTTACTCCTTTAGATGGATCAAAATTCTTCTACGAATATAATAATGATGGAAGTGGCAAAGCTGACATCTACACCTTAACACTTAGAAATCGTCAACCGATCGCTCTGGGGGATAGCCAACATTTATTTGCCTTGGGATTTGACTACAGTGAAGTCTTCCGCAGTTATGTAGATTACACTTCAGCCTATGATCAAGCCACTCAAGATGAATGGGTCTCTTATGATGGTCAAATTATCCGTTGGTCAGACCGCCCTGCCCCAAACTTTAACCAACCATGGACCGCACGAGTAAACTGGGATATTACATTCGATACACTGCCTGTACGTATTTCAAACTTCTTTAGCTATAAAAACAGTTACGATGATATGGCTGTAGTCTCCAATAAAAATGACAAAGTCGAGTATGAAGGTGAACTGCTTGACACCTATTTAGCCTCTGAAATTAAACCAAAATTTACATGGGATATGCGCACCACCTATGATTGGGAAATTTCAAAAGATTTAAGGGCAATTTTTGGTTTAATCATTAACAACGTCACCAACCGCGTGAATACCTATACAACAGGCTCGACCTCAAATGATAGACCACGTGTAATGACTGAAATCGGCCGCCAATTTATTGCGGATGTTACTTTTAAATTCTAG
- the rnt gene encoding ribonuclease T — MEKSVTNETLPIIGQRFRGFLPVVVDVETAGFNAQTDALLEIAAIPIVYNEEGQFVPGQAYHAHINPFEGANLDRRSLEFIGIDPSNPMRIAMAEDEKTALKRIFKSVNEVRRQQNCTHAVLVGHNAHFDLGFLQAAIARTGTKNQNPFHSFSVFDTVTLSAVMFGQTVLAKSCIQAGIEFDGKEAHSALYDTQKTAELFCYILNKLAPHLLDTLVADQ, encoded by the coding sequence ATGGAGAAAAGTGTGACAAATGAAACGCTCCCAATCATTGGTCAACGTTTTCGTGGATTCTTACCTGTAGTTGTCGATGTCGAGACTGCAGGTTTTAATGCGCAGACTGATGCATTGCTGGAAATTGCGGCCATTCCGATTGTTTATAATGAGGAGGGTCAATTTGTGCCGGGTCAAGCTTACCATGCACATATCAATCCTTTCGAAGGGGCAAATCTCGACCGACGTTCGCTGGAGTTTATTGGGATCGATCCTTCGAATCCGATGCGAATCGCAATGGCCGAAGATGAAAAAACTGCGCTTAAGCGTATTTTTAAATCTGTGAATGAAGTGCGTCGCCAGCAAAACTGTACCCATGCAGTTTTAGTTGGACACAATGCACATTTCGATTTGGGTTTTCTTCAGGCCGCGATTGCGCGTACCGGAACCAAAAACCAGAACCCATTTCATAGTTTTTCTGTCTTCGATACAGTGACTTTAAGTGCGGTGATGTTTGGTCAGACCGTACTGGCAAAATCCTGTATTCAGGCTGGGATTGAGTTTGATGGCAAAGAAGCCCATTCTGCATTATATGATACGCAGAAGACCGCTGAACTGTTTTGCTATATTTTAAACAAACTCGCACCTCACCTGCTTGACACTCTGGTGGCGGATCAATAA
- the pyrC gene encoding dihydroorotase, which yields MNTITILQPDDWHVHLRDGLALQRTVPDLAKQFSRAICMPNLVPPVKTVEEANAYRERIMAHVPEGVNFDPRMVLYFTDNTPASEVKKIKESAHVNAIKLYPAGATTNSDSGVSDMSKVYGVIEQLEEHQVPLLLHGEVTHNHVDIFDREKRFLDEVLAPLLRQFPKLKLVLEHITTSEAANFVLEQDRNVAATITPQHLLFNRNDMLVGGIKPHFYCLPILKRQTHQQTLLEVATSGNPKFFLGTDSAPHSKNAKENACGCAGCYSAPTAIELYAQAFDQVGKIERLEGFASHFGADFYGLPRNTNTITLVKEDQVIPESLDYLDGEQIIPLYAGKTIQWRKV from the coding sequence TTGAATACGATTACGATTCTCCAGCCAGATGATTGGCACGTTCACCTGCGTGATGGTTTAGCACTTCAACGTACCGTTCCCGATTTAGCCAAGCAGTTTTCTCGTGCCATTTGCATGCCAAATCTGGTGCCACCCGTAAAAACCGTCGAAGAGGCCAATGCTTACCGTGAACGTATCATGGCACATGTGCCTGAAGGGGTAAATTTCGACCCGCGTATGGTGCTGTATTTCACTGACAACACCCCGGCAAGTGAAGTTAAAAAGATCAAAGAATCTGCGCATGTCAATGCCATCAAGCTCTATCCTGCGGGTGCGACCACCAACTCCGATAGTGGTGTGAGCGATATGAGCAAAGTCTACGGCGTAATTGAACAGCTTGAAGAACACCAAGTGCCTTTATTGCTACATGGTGAAGTGACGCATAATCATGTCGATATTTTTGACCGTGAAAAGCGTTTCCTGGATGAAGTGCTGGCTCCCTTACTCAGACAATTTCCCAAGCTGAAACTGGTGCTCGAACACATCACCACCAGCGAAGCAGCAAACTTTGTACTTGAGCAAGACCGTAATGTCGCTGCAACCATTACGCCGCAACATTTATTGTTTAACCGCAATGACATGCTGGTTGGTGGGATCAAGCCGCATTTCTACTGCTTGCCGATTTTAAAACGTCAAACGCATCAGCAAACTTTGCTGGAAGTCGCAACCAGCGGTAATCCTAAATTTTTCCTGGGAACAGATAGCGCGCCGCATTCAAAAAATGCAAAAGAAAATGCGTGTGGCTGTGCAGGATGTTATAGTGCGCCGACTGCCATTGAGCTGTATGCTCAGGCATTTGATCAGGTGGGTAAAATTGAACGCCTGGAAGGTTTTGCCAGCCATTTTGGTGCAGACTTCTATGGCCTGCCACGTAATACCAATACCATTACCCTGGTTAAAGAAGATCAAGTAATCCCTGAAAGTTTAGACTATCTGGATGGTGAACAGATTATCCCACTGTATGCTGGTAAAACCATTCAATGGAGAAAAGTGTGA
- a CDS encoding IS982 family transposase — MDYITELFCILDDFCKKFNESLEKALISDQKTTMKKSALSLSEVMTIVILFHKSGFRFFKYFYCHMIIPFWKSAFPKLLSYNRFIEIMPRCLQALSSFFHQVKGEDTGICIIDSTKLVVCHNLRIKRHRVFKGLAGRGKSSTGWFYGFKVHIVINNLGEIINLKITSGSVHDVAVLESLTQELKGILLGDKGYLSKAKTEALAARGLRLLTPSRKNMKNKPIQTEEEKQLLCRRGLIETVNDQLKNLHQIDHSRHRSVNNFMVNIMAAIVAYCLNPNKPTFQNLLKS, encoded by the coding sequence ATGGACTATATTACCGAATTATTTTGTATCTTGGATGATTTCTGCAAAAAGTTTAATGAATCTTTAGAGAAAGCTCTAATTTCTGATCAAAAAACAACAATGAAAAAGTCAGCTTTAAGCTTGTCTGAAGTCATGACCATTGTCATTTTATTTCATAAATCCGGGTTTAGATTTTTCAAATATTTTTATTGTCATATGATCATCCCATTTTGGAAATCAGCTTTTCCCAAGCTTCTTAGTTACAATCGTTTTATTGAAATTATGCCGCGTTGTTTGCAAGCTTTGAGTAGTTTCTTCCATCAAGTTAAAGGAGAAGATACCGGAATTTGTATTATTGATTCGACTAAATTGGTCGTTTGCCATAATCTTAGAATTAAAAGACATCGTGTATTTAAAGGCTTAGCTGGTCGTGGTAAAAGTAGCACAGGTTGGTTTTATGGATTTAAAGTCCATATTGTTATCAACAACTTGGGTGAAATTATTAATCTCAAGATTACATCGGGAAGTGTTCATGATGTTGCTGTACTTGAATCTTTAACCCAAGAGTTAAAAGGTATTTTACTGGGCGATAAAGGCTATCTGAGTAAAGCAAAAACTGAAGCTTTAGCAGCAAGGGGGCTCAGACTATTAACCCCGTCACGCAAGAATATGAAAAATAAACCCATCCAAACTGAAGAAGAAAAACAATTGCTTTGCAGAAGAGGATTGATCGAAACAGTGAATGATCAGTTAAAAAACTTACATCAAATTGACCATTCACGTCATCGTTCGGTGAATAACTTTATGGTGAATATTATGGCTGCTATAGTGGCTTATTGCTTAAATCCAAATAAGCCAACTTTCCAAAACTTGCTAAAAAGCTAA